A window from Fusarium musae strain F31 chromosome 8, whole genome shotgun sequence encodes these proteins:
- a CDS encoding hypothetical protein (EggNog:ENOG41): MEPFQGQQGVTPPPNQEDVDITQPLGRSRYFGLRDFFDRVDHYVTTSAFGYFFTLSGTGHPQEIAGATFFREVRAGITTFATMAYIIAVNAALLAQSGGTCVCDLTDRHACDKIDSYVACKEDIRRDIVTATAAVSGLASFMFGFLTNLPVALAPGMGLNAYFTFQVVGYNGSGPISYRLALTAVFVEGLIFIFLALTGMRQWLVKLIPSTIKTATGVGIGLFLTEIGLSYSAGIGAITGGGKATPLALGGCPQELLDEVTGMCTEGQMSSPKLWVAVFCGGIATAFLMAFRVKYALILGIALVSVLSWPRNTPITYFPHTDEGDSRFDFFSQVVMWHPIERTLNELDWSFGGSASQFALALFTFLYVDIIDATATLYSMVRFCGVVNPRDGDFPRSTLAYCTDAFFISVGALLGSSPVTAFIESGAGIAEGGRTGLTAMTTGLCFTAAVFFAPIFASVPPWATGCTLILVGCMMIRQITQINWRYIGDVLPSFVVMTFIPFSYSVAYGLIAGVFVYAVLNGLVGLVVWVTRGYVEPREYDLKEYWTWKGSGRAPWFIRAIRHGRNTGQESDEDQPGDSGHAMRDLNYDNRRENSSSRTASSGKDDQPMSPNERWER; the protein is encoded by the exons ATGGAACCCTTTCAAGGACAGCAAGGCGTCACGCCTCCTCCAAACCAAGAAGATGTCGACATTACTCAACCCCTTGGCCGCTCTCGATACTTTGGTCTTCGTGACTTCTTTGATCGTGTTGACCACTATGTCACCACTTCGGCCTTTGGGTACTTCTTCACCCTCAGTGGGACTGGACAC CCACAAGAGATTGCTGGAGCGACCTTCTTTCGAGAAGTTCGCGCTGGCATCACAACCTTTGCGACTATGGCATATATCATCGCCGTCAAC GCTGCTCTGCTCGCTCAGTCTGGTGGCACTTGTGTATGTGACTTGACGGATAGACATGCTTGTGACAAGATTGATTCTTATGTTGCCTGCAAAGAAG ACATTCGACGAGATATCGTCACTGCTACAGCTGCAGTCTCCGGCCTCGCAAGCTTCATGTTCGGTTTCCTTACCAACCTCCCTGTTGCCCTTGC CCCCGGTATGGGCCTCAACGCGTACTTCACCTTCCAAGTTGTCGGATACAATGGAAGCGGCCCCATCTCTTACCGTCTCGCACTTACAGCTGTCTTCGTCGAAGGCCTTATCTTCATCTTTCTTGCTCTCACGGGCATGCGCCAGTGGCTCGTTAAGCTTATCCCTTCTACCATCAAGACTGCCACAGGCGTTGGTATCGGCCTCTTCCTTACTGAAATCGGTCTCTCGTACTCTGCCGGTATTGGTGCTATCACCGGCGGTGGAAAGGCTACTCCTCTTGCGCTTGGAGGCTGTCCCCAGGAACTGCTTGATGAGGTGACTGGCATGTGTACAGAAGGGCAGATGTCGAGTCCCAAG TTATGGGTTGCTGTCTTTTGCGGCGGTATTGCCACTGCCTTTCTTATGGCGTTCCGCGTCAAGTATGCCCTCATCCTTGGCATTGCTCTCGTTTCTGTCCTATCATGGCC TCGCAACACGCCCATCACATACTTTCCACACACTGACGAGGGGGACTCCCGTTTCGACTTCTTCAGTCAAGTTGTTATGTGGCACCCAATCGAAAGGACTCTTAACGAGCTCGACTGGTCCTTTGGTGGTTCAGCATCTCAATTCGCCCTCGCTCTCTTCACTTTCCTTTACGTCGACATCATCGATGCTACCGCTACTCTCTACTCCATGGTTCGCTTTTGTGGTGTTGTGAACCCTCGCGACGGTGACTTTCCTCGCTCGACTCTTGCATATTGCACTGATgctttcttcatctctgTCGGTGCTCTGTTGGGCAGTTCACCTGTTACCGCTTTCATCGAGAGTGGCGCTGGCATCGCTGAAGGTGGAAGAACTGGGTTGACTGCCATGACCACTGGACTATGCTTCACCGCTGCTGTGTTCTTTGCGCCCATCTTTGCCTCCGTACCACCTTGGGCAACTGGTTGCACTCTGATTCTG GTCGGCTGCATGATGATCCGACAAATCACACAAATCAACTGGCGATATATCGGCGACGTCCTGCCCTCTTTCGTCGTCATGACCTTCATCCCTTTCAGCTACAGTGTAGCCTATGGTCTCATCGC TGGTGTTTTCGTCTACGCAGTCCTCAACGGCCTTGTCGGCCTGGTTGTCTGGGTTACACGTGGCTATGTTGAGCCTCGCGAGTACGATCTCAAAGAGTACTGGACCTGGAAGGGTTCAGGCCGCGCTCCCTGGTTCATTCGCGCCATTCGCCACGGTCGAAACACTGGCCAGGAGAGTGATGAAGACCAGCCAGGTGATTCTGGTCATGCCATGAGAGATCTTAACTACGACAATCGTCGTGAGAACAGCAGCTCCAGAACTGCTTCCAGCGGCAAAGACGATCAGCCCATGTCGCCCAATGAACGATGGGAGCGTTGA
- a CDS encoding hypothetical protein (EggNog:ENOG41): MFDVIWVDPDRELVGEHRAKKEIKRELKNKEREKEQENSILSRSISVTSTRSSTESRFGFLRPRNGKNAKGKEKTPSGLLTPSHHSSRSNSGSYHRSALMANLSNVSLGAERAHRANTPVSTDAPYSHVVKRNEVSQPRPSDLENSDLCSEVYGCSELEGDHPPTPTGSMGDRNFPVPILQPESPNSLVPSLNLSKEPKAPIVINFRPNDPDSWRPPEEWAYIDRKAEEARMLENQEDVEMTVDTEETVRVNPCTDFESVKDQVKVMAASSPSMILARIKEIWTVTDEKLHGELNIELKRWMLSVLHYLDIEARDSAGVACVVTNTSDNLGVLALYESEITATYIAALHSTREVYTLTTAAFQNKELPDIHPVLVPSMTPSTLPIDQHSFTVVYSLSLPTVCSSPEIPGVLKNISNRLRVGGSLQLTLIDPLPCASTLGHRMRAWLQEHLLINLERHFKCTNPSRLFPEWMGDAGLRGQGSTLTTSKFYAVSASIRSQADDSDPFIDRIPSEREVKAEVRSIIGRLLWMEVWGSFVTGDKWWWEDEGCVNECLQLGTVWEYHMIDGVKQGQEDIPEEVEDLENLEH, from the exons ATGTTCGACGTCATCTGGGTCGATCCCGACCGCGAGCTCGTCGGCGAGCATCGTGccaaaaaggaaataaagcgCGAACTGAAAAACAAGGAGAGGGAAAAGGAACAGGAGAACTCAATTCTCAGCCGCTCAATCTCCGTCACAAGCACTCGATCCTCTACGGAATCTCGCTTCGGCTTTCTTCGACCTCGAAATGGCAAAAATGCAAAGGGCAAAGAAAAGACTCCATCGGGTCTTTTGACTCCAAGTCACCACTCCTCACGCTCAAACTCGGGGAGCTACCATCGCTCGGCACTTATGGCAAACTTGTCGAATGTTTCCCTCGGAGCAGAGCGAGCACACAGAGCGAACACTCCTGTTTCCACTGATGCGCCGTACTCACACGTTGTTAAGCGCAACGAAGTCTCGCAGCCTCGACCATCCGACTTGGAGAACTCAGACCTGTGTTCAGAGGTGTACGGCTGCTCTGAGTTAGAAGGCGATCACCCTCCTACGCCGACTGGTTCCATGGGAGATAG AAACTTCCCTGTTCCAATACTCCAGCCAGAATCACCCAACAGTCTCGTACCAAGTCTCAATCTCTCCAAAGAACCGAAAGCTCCCATCGTGATCAACTTCCGACCCAACGATCCCGACTCATGGCGTCCCCCCGAAGAATGGGCATACATCGACCGAAAAGCAGAAGAGGCGCGAATGCTTGAGAATCAGGAAGATGTCGAGATGACCGTTGATACAGAAGAGACGGTTCGAGTGAACCCGTGCACAGACTTTGAGAGCGTAAAGGATCAAGTCAAGGTTATGGCGGCTTCGAGCCCCAGCATGATTCTTGCACGTATCAAGGAGATCTGGACCGTTACCGACGAGAAGCTCCATGGAGAGTTGAACATTGAGCTGAAGCGATGGATGCTTTCTGTCCTGCACTATCTGGATATTGAGGCGAGGGATAgtgctggtgttgcttgCGTAGTCACGAATACGTCTGACAATCTTGGGGTACTGGCTCTCTACGAGTCTGAGA TCACGGCCACATATATTGCAGCTCTTCACTCAACCAGGGAAGTATACACTTTGACAACAGCGGCCTTCCAAAATAAAGAGCTTCCGGACATTCACCCGGTATTGGTCCCGTCCATGACTCCCTCTACACTCCCGATTGACCAGCACTCATTCACCGTCGTATACTCGCTCTCTTTACCCACTGTGTGCTCTTCGCCCGAGATACCAGGGgtcctcaagaacatcagCAACCGCCTTCGAGTCGGCGGTTCCCTGCAACTCACTCTCATCGACCCGTTACCCTGCGCAAGTACACTCGGACATCGCATGCGAGCATGGCTTCAAGAGCATTTACTGATCAACCTCGAGCGACATTTCAAGTGCACGAACCCAAGCAGACTGTTCCCAGAATGGATGGGTGATGCTGGGCTGCGCGGTCAAGGAAGCACTCTCACAACCTCAAAGTTCTACGCTGTATCAGCCAGTATTCGGAGCCAAGCCGACGACAGCGACCCTTTCATAGACAGAATCCCTTCTGAGAGAGAAGTGAAAGCAGAAGTCCGTAGCATAATCGGTCGTCTGCTTTGGATGGAAGTCTGGGGTAGTTTCGTCACTGGCGATAAATGGTGGTGGGAAGACGAAGGCTGCGTCAACGAATGTCTCCAGCTGGGCACAGTTTGGGAATACCACATGATAGATGGCGTGAAGCAAGGTCAAGAGGATATTCCAGAAGAGGTAGAAGACCTCGAGAACTTGGAGCACTAG